In Zingiber officinale cultivar Zhangliang chromosome 8B, Zo_v1.1, whole genome shotgun sequence, a single genomic region encodes these proteins:
- the LOC122016250 gene encoding protein CDC73 homolog, with translation MDPLSVLREYAIRGELDRVSRIGDELRFGSEYAFPASAVTAYRSKQGGFYHLDALLFFARHHQLKHTDYLQSARHHRVTTVTLPDRKALLDYLLGRTASSDAVSLLPPPTSSAANAVEEYRPDDPSLPIEEPPSSAPAVDAYAADQPTTVAVDYVAMIRSLERPLKDRESFLECRNRDFHAVLLASTKREEERQRLESQQRKDGLVAKTRLIGTDDHHRPVVAAYGGGGDDVSDAVGSKPKMHLKGSKIGEGVPIILVPSAYSTLITIHNVKEFLEDGIFVPTDVKVKALQGPKPDCVTVQKKLSRDRAVAAYEVRDKPSGFKPEDWDRVVAVFVLGKEWQFKDWPFKDHVEIFNKIIGFYVRFEDDSVESAKTVKQWNVKIISISKHKRHQDRAAALEVWDRLEEFMRSRSHT, from the exons ATGGATCCGCTCTCGGTTCTGCGGGAGTACGCGATCCGGGGAGAGTTGGACCGCGTGAGCCGCATCGGCGACGAGCTACGCTTCGGTTCCGAGTACGCCTTCCCCGCCTCCGCGGTCACCGCCTACCGCTCCAAGCAGGGCGGGTTCTACCACCTCGACGCCCTCCTCTTCTTTGCTCGTCACCACCAACTCAAGCACACCGACTACCTCCAGTCCGCCCGCCACCACCGGGTCACCACTGTCACTCTACCCGACCGCAAGGCCCTCCTCGATTACCTCCTCGGCCGCACAGCCTCCTCCGATGCCGTATCGCTCCTCCCTCCTCCCACCTCCTCCGCCGCCAACGCCGTCGAGGAGTACCGCCCCGACGACCCCTCCCTCCCCATCGAGGAGCCCCCTTCCTCTGCCCCCGCCGTCGACGCCTACGCCGCCGATCAACCCACGACCGTGGCTGTCGACTACGTCGCCATGATCCGTTCCCTGGAGAGGCCCCTCAAGGACCGCGAGTCCTTCCTCGAATGTCGCAACCGTGACTTCCACGCCGTGCTCCTCGCGTCCACCAAGCGCGAGGAGGAGAGACAGCGCCTCGAGTCGCAGCAGCGCAAGGATGGCCTCGTGGCCAAGACGCGACTTATTGGGACTGACGACCATCATCGTCCTGTTGTCGCCGCCTACGGCGGCGGTGGAGACGATGTTTCTGATGCCGTGGGCTCCAAGCCCAAGATGCATCTGAAGGGCAGCAAGATTGGGGAGGGGGTTCCGATCATTCTCGTTCCCAGCGCGTACAGTACGTTGATCACCATCCACAATGTAAAGGAATTCTTAGAAGACGGGATTTTTGTCCCGACGGATGTGAAGGTGAAGGCACTGCAGGGCCCGAAACCTGACTGTGTGACAGTGCAGAAGAAACTGAGCCGGGATCGTGCGGTGGCCGCCTACGAGGTCAGAGATAAGCCCTCAGGGTTCAAGCCAGAGGACTGGGACCGTGTTGTGGCTGTGTTTGTGCTCGGCAAGGAGTGGCAATTCAAGGACTGGCCGTTCAAGGACCACGTTGAAATCTTCAACAAGA TTATCGGGTTCTATGTGCGTTTTGAGGACGATAGCGTGGAATCCGCAAAAACAGTGAAGCAGTGGAATGTAAAGATTATTTCC ATTAGCAAACACAAAAGGCATCAAGACCGAGCAGCTGCTTTAGAGGTTTGGGATCGACTAGAAGAGTTCATGCGATCGCGATCGCACACATGA
- the LOC122017152 gene encoding protein LIFEGUARD 4-like: MKNEKPWDVEIGASAGLYPNMMESSELRWGFIRKVYLIVAMQILITIIIAAVMNIVPSIHVFFVSRTSNSIILAFVIMILPLLVMIPMVFLSNRHPVNMILLVLFTICMGMSIGLACSGRQGNVVLEAAALTAIVFMGLTLYTFWAAKRGHDFSFLGPFLFAALLCLTIFSLIQIFFPLGKTTTMVFGCISAIIFSGFIVYDTDNLIKRHSYDEYVPAAISLYLDIINLFLALLSIMEE, translated from the exons ATGAAGAACGAGAAACCATGGGATGTGGAGATCGGGGCGTCGGCCGGTCTGTATCCAAACATGATGGAGAGCTCGGAGCTCCGGTGGGGATTCATCCGCAAGGTTTACCTCATCGTCGCCATGCAAATCCTCATCACCATCATCATCGCCGCGGTCATGAACATAGTTCCTTCGATCCATGTCTTCTTCGTCAGCCGCACCTCGAACTCGATCATCCTCGCGTTCGTCATCATGATTTTACCTCTGTTAG TGATGATACCGATGGTGTTCTTGAGCAATCGCCACCCGGTAAACATGATTTTGCTGGTGCTGTTTACGATATGTATGGGGATGTCTATCGGATTGGCGTGCTCCGGCCGTCAAG GCAACGTGGTGTTAGAAGCTGCAGCATTAACGGCCATAGTTTTCATGGGCCTCACTCTCTACACCTTTTGGGCAGCCAAAAGAGGCCATGATTTCAGCTTCCTCGGCCCATTTCTCTTTGCAGCTCTTCTCTGCCTCACCATTTTTTCTCTTATTCAG ATATTTTTTCCCTTGGGAAAGACGACGACGATGGTATTTGGGTGCATATCGGCAATCATTTTCTCCGGCTTCATTGTCTACGACACCGACAACCTCATCAAGCGCCATAGCTACGATGAGTACGTCCCGGCCGCTATCTCTTTATATCTCGATATCATCAATTTGTTCTTAGCCTTGCTCAGCATAATGGAAGAGTGA